A genome region from Leguminivora glycinivorella isolate SPB_JAAS2020 chromosome 13, LegGlyc_1.1, whole genome shotgun sequence includes the following:
- the LOC125232897 gene encoding CLIP domain-containing serine protease 14D-like isoform X2, with protein sequence MCGDKDNCSDCIGFKSCTAAMVAIDLQLVALEMSGFCGVDDGRQRKVCCAKVTSGLETALANSIHYHQNVLLLPDNCGIGEEDGYADRVAGGVPVLGLFEYPWMVFISYKTPDGIQFLCAGSLLNDRYVLTAAHCLSGLEVVGVRIRVYDTDCQGDFGCEASSQDILIEEAIIHPGYDRKPVIRNDIGLLRLKKPVDLLFNNAGTVCLPVTRSMRRRNVVDQPATVAHRQQSEKSYESATLLYVNVSIYTAQHCQEQYNRNRQHGAEDDMQNKICSDSSSKGSCRGFSGAPLMVWDRFGDRNRFIQYGIVSYGPNRCGTLYPEVYTDVTKYMAWVLNSIKA encoded by the exons ATGTGTGGTGATAAAG ATAACTGCAGCGACTGCATCGGGTTCAAATCATGTACGGCTGCTATGGTAGCCATAGATTTGCAGCTGGTCGCCCTAGAAATGAGTGGCTTCTGCGGGGTAGACGATGGTAGGCAACGGAAG GTATGCTGCGCTAAGGTGACATCTGGCTTGGAAACCGCTTTGGCCAATTCTATTCATTACCATCAGAACGTTCTTCTATTACCGGATAACTGTGGAATAGGGGAGGAAGACGGTTATGCAGACAGAGTTGCAGGCG GGGTCCCGGTACTTGGCCTGTTCGAGTATCCATGGATGGtcttcatatcttataaaacaC CGGATGGCATCCAGTTCCTGTGTGCCGGTAGCCTCCTCAATGATCGTTACGTGTTGACCGCGGCCCACTGTCTCTCAGGGCTGGAAGTGGTCGGAGTGAGGATACGAGTTTATGACACGGACTGCCAGGGAGATTTCGGATGTGAAGCTAGTTCACAG GATATACTCATAGAAGAAGCAATTATTCACCCAGGATATGATCGTAAACCGGTTATAAGGAATGACATCGGACTCTTGAGGCTGAAAAAGCCTGTAGATCTATTATTCA ACAACGCTGGCACAGTTTGCCTGCCAGTAACCCGGTCCATGAGACGCCGCAATGTAGTGGACCAGCCAGCTACCGTCGCCCACAGGCAGCAATCGGAGAAAAGCTACGAATCCGCCACACTGCTATATGTCAACGTGTCAATATACACTGCTCAGCACTGCCAGGAGCAATATAACAG AAACAGACAACACGGCGCAGAAGACGACATGCAGAACAAGATCTGCTCCGATTCCAGTAGCAAAGGTTCCTGCCGAGGGTTCTCTGGAGCGCCCCTAATGGTGTGGGACAGGTTTGGGGACCGCAACCGATTTATCCAGTACGGCATCGTGTCGTATGGCCCGAATCGGTGCGGCACCCTGTATCCTGAGGTCTACACTGACGTCACCAAGTACATGGCATGGGTTTTGAACTCGATAAAAGCGTAG
- the LOC125232890 gene encoding serine protease inhibitor 77Ba-like, producing the protein MEISTDKPLISMILFVLKLCACIVLCLGQNQHVEVPQYQKDVNRIRESTTNFSIELLYAAKQQGEQNFVLSPVAAWTMLAVTAEGATGKTRQELLVALRFHPKQASKVVRFYYQEITRQLIVDKTTAEYKNFSGIFIHRVNWLGIEDKFRQIAEEYYNTEAVNLNFENKATAATVNRVVSLTTEDRIPTIIDESHLNNTELIITSAVYFQGKWTAPFNDSTVKRDFFNNVGEKIGEVNMMYSRYTYPYANISGLQASVIELPYGVDNHMSMILMLPNPGITLQNIIVNFLQINFNTVFQELRVSKERAVEIECYIPRFRIVSNFELNEILKHSMGIHELFDRKKAFLRGLSQWPIRGVKVIHKSEIDVTEEVAAPISSGSKTSEFTNDNTIFTFEANRPFIYFVVEKHTNTIVLEGVYQRPILY; encoded by the coding sequence ATGGAAATATCTACTGACAAACCTTTAATCAGTATGATCCTATTTGTGCTCAAATTGTGTGCGTGTATTGTGCTGTGTCTAGGACAAAATCAACACGTTGAAGTCCCGCAATATCAAAAAGATGTAAATAGAATCCGTGAGTCGACGACAAATTTTTCAATAGAGTTATTATATGCGGCAAAACAACAAGGTGAGCAGAACTTTGTCTTGTCTCCGGTCGCAGCGTGGACAATGTTGGCCGTGACTGCCGAAGGCGCAACGGGCAAGACCCGCCAGGAGCTGCTCGTTGCCTTACGGTTCCACCCTAAACAGGCGAGTAAGGTGGTCAGGTTCTACTACCAAGAAATCACGCGGCAGCTTATCGTCGACAAAACTACTGCCGAATATAAGAATTTCAGCGGAATATTCATTCACAGGGTTAATTGGCTTGGAATAGAGGATAAGTTCCGTCAAATCGCGGAGGAATACTATAATACAGAAGCAGTTAACTTAAACTTCGAAAACAAAGCAACAGCGGCCACCGTCAACCGAGTAGTGTCTTTGACTACCGAAGACAGAATTCCCACAATCATTGATGAAAGCCATTTGAATAATACTGAACTCATTATCACCAGTGCTGTTTATTTTCAAGGGAAATGGACTGCACCATTTAATGATTCTACAGTTAAAAGAGATTTCTTTAACAACGTTGGAGAAAAGATAGGCGAAGTTAACATGATGTATAGTAGATACACATACCCGTATGCGAACATTAGTGGACTTCAAGCAAGTGTGATCGAGTTGCCTTATGGTGTTGACAACCATATGTCTATGATATTAATGCTGCCAAACCCTGGTATCACTCTACAAAATATCATCGTAAACTTCCttcaaataaattttaatacaGTGTTTCAGGAACTAAGAGTCTCTAAAGAGCGTGCTGTTGAAATAGAATGTTACATCCCACGATTCAGAATTGTTTCAAATTttgaattaaatgaaattttgaAACACAGCATGGGAATACACGAACTTTTTGACCGCAAGAAAGCCTTCTTGCGTGGCTTATCCCAGTGGCCAATTCGTGGTGTAAAAGTGATACATAAATCAGAAATCGATGTTACTGAAGAAGTTGCTGCGCCAATCTCGTCCGGAAGTAAAACTTCAGAATTTACAAATGACAATACTATTTTTACATTTGAAGCCAACAggccttttatttattttgttgtggaaaaacaCACGAATACTATTGTATTGGAAGGAGTTTACCAACGCCCTATTTTATATTGA
- the LOC125232897 gene encoding CLIP domain-containing serine protease 14D-like isoform X3, whose translation MNIYNCSDCIGFKSCTAAMVAIDLQLVALEMSGFCGVDDGRQRKVCCAKVTSGLETALANSIHYHQNVLLLPDNCGIGEEDGYADRVAGGVPVLGLFEYPWMVFISYKTPDGIQFLCAGSLLNDRYVLTAAHCLSGLEVVGVRIRVYDTDCQGDFGCEASSQDILIEEAIIHPGYDRKPVIRNDIGLLRLKKPVDLLFNNAGTVCLPVTRSMRRRNVVDQPATVAHRQQSEKSYESATLLYVNVSIYTAQHCQEQYNRNRQHGAEDDMQNKICSDSSSKGSCRGFSGAPLMVWDRFGDRNRFIQYGIVSYGPNRCGTLYPEVYTDVTKYMAWVLNSIKA comes from the exons Atgaatatat ATAACTGCAGCGACTGCATCGGGTTCAAATCATGTACGGCTGCTATGGTAGCCATAGATTTGCAGCTGGTCGCCCTAGAAATGAGTGGCTTCTGCGGGGTAGACGATGGTAGGCAACGGAAG GTATGCTGCGCTAAGGTGACATCTGGCTTGGAAACCGCTTTGGCCAATTCTATTCATTACCATCAGAACGTTCTTCTATTACCGGATAACTGTGGAATAGGGGAGGAAGACGGTTATGCAGACAGAGTTGCAGGCG GGGTCCCGGTACTTGGCCTGTTCGAGTATCCATGGATGGtcttcatatcttataaaacaC CGGATGGCATCCAGTTCCTGTGTGCCGGTAGCCTCCTCAATGATCGTTACGTGTTGACCGCGGCCCACTGTCTCTCAGGGCTGGAAGTGGTCGGAGTGAGGATACGAGTTTATGACACGGACTGCCAGGGAGATTTCGGATGTGAAGCTAGTTCACAG GATATACTCATAGAAGAAGCAATTATTCACCCAGGATATGATCGTAAACCGGTTATAAGGAATGACATCGGACTCTTGAGGCTGAAAAAGCCTGTAGATCTATTATTCA ACAACGCTGGCACAGTTTGCCTGCCAGTAACCCGGTCCATGAGACGCCGCAATGTAGTGGACCAGCCAGCTACCGTCGCCCACAGGCAGCAATCGGAGAAAAGCTACGAATCCGCCACACTGCTATATGTCAACGTGTCAATATACACTGCTCAGCACTGCCAGGAGCAATATAACAG AAACAGACAACACGGCGCAGAAGACGACATGCAGAACAAGATCTGCTCCGATTCCAGTAGCAAAGGTTCCTGCCGAGGGTTCTCTGGAGCGCCCCTAATGGTGTGGGACAGGTTTGGGGACCGCAACCGATTTATCCAGTACGGCATCGTGTCGTATGGCCCGAATCGGTGCGGCACCCTGTATCCTGAGGTCTACACTGACGTCACCAAGTACATGGCATGGGTTTTGAACTCGATAAAAGCGTAG
- the LOC125232897 gene encoding CLIP domain-containing serine protease 14D-like isoform X1 codes for MRFKVSFLCVFILYLCDRMTAVVLRNNCSDCIGFKSCTAAMVAIDLQLVALEMSGFCGVDDGRQRKVCCAKVTSGLETALANSIHYHQNVLLLPDNCGIGEEDGYADRVAGGVPVLGLFEYPWMVFISYKTPDGIQFLCAGSLLNDRYVLTAAHCLSGLEVVGVRIRVYDTDCQGDFGCEASSQDILIEEAIIHPGYDRKPVIRNDIGLLRLKKPVDLLFNNAGTVCLPVTRSMRRRNVVDQPATVAHRQQSEKSYESATLLYVNVSIYTAQHCQEQYNRNRQHGAEDDMQNKICSDSSSKGSCRGFSGAPLMVWDRFGDRNRFIQYGIVSYGPNRCGTLYPEVYTDVTKYMAWVLNSIKA; via the exons ATGCGCTTCAAAGTTTCTTTTCTCTGTGTGTTTATTTTGTATCTATGTGATCGAATGACTGCGGTGGTACTAAGAA ATAACTGCAGCGACTGCATCGGGTTCAAATCATGTACGGCTGCTATGGTAGCCATAGATTTGCAGCTGGTCGCCCTAGAAATGAGTGGCTTCTGCGGGGTAGACGATGGTAGGCAACGGAAG GTATGCTGCGCTAAGGTGACATCTGGCTTGGAAACCGCTTTGGCCAATTCTATTCATTACCATCAGAACGTTCTTCTATTACCGGATAACTGTGGAATAGGGGAGGAAGACGGTTATGCAGACAGAGTTGCAGGCG GGGTCCCGGTACTTGGCCTGTTCGAGTATCCATGGATGGtcttcatatcttataaaacaC CGGATGGCATCCAGTTCCTGTGTGCCGGTAGCCTCCTCAATGATCGTTACGTGTTGACCGCGGCCCACTGTCTCTCAGGGCTGGAAGTGGTCGGAGTGAGGATACGAGTTTATGACACGGACTGCCAGGGAGATTTCGGATGTGAAGCTAGTTCACAG GATATACTCATAGAAGAAGCAATTATTCACCCAGGATATGATCGTAAACCGGTTATAAGGAATGACATCGGACTCTTGAGGCTGAAAAAGCCTGTAGATCTATTATTCA ACAACGCTGGCACAGTTTGCCTGCCAGTAACCCGGTCCATGAGACGCCGCAATGTAGTGGACCAGCCAGCTACCGTCGCCCACAGGCAGCAATCGGAGAAAAGCTACGAATCCGCCACACTGCTATATGTCAACGTGTCAATATACACTGCTCAGCACTGCCAGGAGCAATATAACAG AAACAGACAACACGGCGCAGAAGACGACATGCAGAACAAGATCTGCTCCGATTCCAGTAGCAAAGGTTCCTGCCGAGGGTTCTCTGGAGCGCCCCTAATGGTGTGGGACAGGTTTGGGGACCGCAACCGATTTATCCAGTACGGCATCGTGTCGTATGGCCCGAATCGGTGCGGCACCCTGTATCCTGAGGTCTACACTGACGTCACCAAGTACATGGCATGGGTTTTGAACTCGATAAAAGCGTAG